A portion of the Jaculus jaculus isolate mJacJac1 chromosome 5, mJacJac1.mat.Y.cur, whole genome shotgun sequence genome contains these proteins:
- the LOC101598970 gene encoding type-1 angiotensin II receptor-associated protein isoform X1 codes for MELPAVNLKVILLVHWLLTTWGCMVFWHAYPWANFTVLALGVWAVAQRDSIDAIGMFLGGLVATIFLDIIHISIFYPKSTLGDTGRFSAGMAILSLLLKPFSCCLVYHMLRERGGVLSLRPDFLGPSQEHGTYQTIDTTEEPAEHFAGPEGRGQATPRGY; via the exons GTGATTCTCCTGGTTCACTGGCTGCTGACCACCTG GGGCTGCATGGTGTTCTGGCATGCTTATCCCTGGGCCAACTTCACCGTTCTGGCCCTGGGTGTATGGGCCGTGGCACAGCGGGACTCCATCGATGCCATAGGCATG TTCCTGGGGGGCTTGGTGGCCACCATCTTCCTGGACATCATCCATATCAGCATCTTCTACCCGAAGTCCACCCTTGGGGACACAGGCCGCTTCAGCGCCGGCATGGCCATCCTCAGCCTGCTGCTCAAGCCCTTCTCCTGCTGCCTGGTCTACCACATGCTCCGGGAGCGTGGAGGCGTGCTCTCACTCCGCCCTG ATTTCCTTGGACCTTCTCAGGAACATGGTACCTACCAGACAATTGACACAACAGAGGAGCCTGCAGAGCACTTCGCAGGCCCAGAGGGCAGAGGCCAAGCCACCCCCCGGGGGTATTGA
- the LOC101598970 gene encoding type-1 angiotensin II receptor-associated protein isoform X2: protein MVFWHAYPWANFTVLALGVWAVAQRDSIDAIGMFLGGLVATIFLDIIHISIFYPKSTLGDTGRFSAGMAILSLLLKPFSCCLVYHMLRERGGVLSLRPDFLGPSQEHGTYQTIDTTEEPAEHFAGPEGRGQATPRGY from the exons ATGGTGTTCTGGCATGCTTATCCCTGGGCCAACTTCACCGTTCTGGCCCTGGGTGTATGGGCCGTGGCACAGCGGGACTCCATCGATGCCATAGGCATG TTCCTGGGGGGCTTGGTGGCCACCATCTTCCTGGACATCATCCATATCAGCATCTTCTACCCGAAGTCCACCCTTGGGGACACAGGCCGCTTCAGCGCCGGCATGGCCATCCTCAGCCTGCTGCTCAAGCCCTTCTCCTGCTGCCTGGTCTACCACATGCTCCGGGAGCGTGGAGGCGTGCTCTCACTCCGCCCTG ATTTCCTTGGACCTTCTCAGGAACATGGTACCTACCAGACAATTGACACAACAGAGGAGCCTGCAGAGCACTTCGCAGGCCCAGAGGGCAGAGGCCAAGCCACCCCCCGGGGGTATTGA